A genomic segment from Hypomesus transpacificus isolate Combined female chromosome 13, fHypTra1, whole genome shotgun sequence encodes:
- the LOC124475215 gene encoding myoferlin-like isoform X1, producing the protein MLRVVVESAKGLPKKKIGSPDPVASVVFKDEKKKTKTINNELNPVWNEVLEFDLKGSALDSSSYIDVIVKDFETLGKDKLLGSTKVSLRDLATGQVKSLPSKNLPLINEKGQDIGATIDLVIGYDPPAGAVPNPNNSQDGTTAGDAGGGDEEENVDLADGGQPGSSGGGSSPGLPGNATQAMVRRARNRSRPLSNKPQDFQIRIRIIEGRQFPGNNIQPVIKVNVCGQTHRTRIKRGNNPYFDEIFFYNINMLPSELFDQQISIRVYDSFSLRADSLMGEFKLDVGYVYDEPAHSVMRKWLLLSDPDDSSSGAKGYLKVSLFIVGTGDEPPAEKRESNDDQDDIESNLLLPAGVTLRWITLALKVFRAEDIPQMDDAFIQSVKEIFGRDSDKKNLVDPFLEARFAGKKLCTQVIEKNANPEWNQLLNLQVKFPSMCECIKLTVFDWDRLTRNDAIGTTYLNLAKIASSGGEIEDEHAGYGANNEYKGKTGESEVGFLPAFGPSYVNLYGSPREFSGLPDPYEDLNFGKGEGVAYRGRVLVELTTKLEGKPDKPVDSISSDDILVVQKYQRRRKFCLCAVFHSASMLQEPGEPIQFEVSIGNYGNKLDTTCKPLASTTQYSCAVFDGNHYYYLPWADTKPVVVVTSFWEDISHRLDAVNIILHIADRLQSNISAMKTAMLAKMPDTQLAEIWLKLVSQLIDDMESVHMPELEGKPNLTALDLQIKKLRDSAMATILDGARCMREEAVEIRDTLGDIEAWLEKLSQLADEPQNSMPDVIVWMLRGEKRVAYSRVPAHQLLYSTHSQEACGQHCGRTQTILMKYPMDKNKGLKVPVQVRVNMWLGLSAHEKKFNAYSEGTFSVFAELYENQAEMFGKWGTTALVGRYKFSDVTGKLKLKQEFFMPPPGWEWEGDWFIDPEKGLLTEADAGHTEFLDEVYQNETRFPGGDWKPAAEPYTDVNGEKTQSPGEIECPAGWTLQDEWTVDDNRAVDEKGWEYGVTIPPDNKPKSWVPAEKVYHVHRRRRLVRPRSRTAGPPGGSPTERRIQGDPEGWEFSSLIGWKFHRKQRSSDTFRRRRWRRKMAPANTLGAAAIFKLEGALGIDTDEKGQKTDATKLFGANTPTVSCSFDRSYRYHLRVYVYQAKNLVAMDKDSFSDPYAHVSFLHVSQSTEKLSATLNPTWDQTLLFHDVEIHGDPDTIAQNPPKVVLELYDNDQVGKDELLGRTVCAPLVKLNAGMDQVPKLLWQPVMQRGQPAGDVLVAAELILKDKGNETELPLVPPRRGENLYMVPQGIRPVVQLTAIEILAWGLRNMKTYQLATVCSPSLVVECGGERVESVVIKNIKKSPNFPGSVLIIKALLPKDEMYTPPIVLKVIDHRPFGRKPVVGQCTISNLSDFRCDPYVARAEVAMSSKMALMMAAPPRDVSIHMGDRGPLLEDQHAEKEKELVDWWSKLYASIGEQEKCGPYLEKGYDTLKVYDCELEQVPEFQGLTDFCSTFKLHRGKNEDGVDDPTVVGEFKGSFKLYPLSDDPGIAPPPRQFRELPDSGPQECLVRIYIIRGIDLQPKDNNGMCDPYIKIALGKRSVDDRDNYLPNNTNPVFGKMFELSCFLPQDKDLKISVYDYDLLTRDEKVGETVIDLENRFLSRFGSYCGLPQTYCLTGINQWRDQMKPSQILQNLARLKGIPPPRTEDNGNTLKFHGQEYRLEEFEANKKIHQHLGPPNERICLHVLKKQTLVPEHVESRTLYSSFQPTLSQGKLQMWVDIFPKSLGPPGPPFDIFPRKAKKYFLRAIIWNTTEVILDETSITGENMSDIYVKGWMPGMEEDKQKTDVHYRSLDGDGNFNWRFVFEFEYLPAEQLCLVSKKEHFWSLDKTEFRTPPKLIVQIWDNDKFSLDDYLGTVELDLRNLVPPAKMPAKCSLEMMDGKQGVQSKTDLSASLFAQHSVRGWWPCFIEQDGKKVIGGKVEMTLEIISEKDVDEKPAGKGRDEPNMNPKLDFPKRPDTSFFWFTNPCKTMKFIVWRRFKWIFIGLIILIIVLLFLAILLYSLPNYISMKIVKPFQ; encoded by the exons ATGTTGCGTGTTGTGGTAGAATCCGCCAAAGGTTTACCAAAAAAGAAGATCGGGAGTCCTGATCCTGTCGCATCTGTTGTTTTTAAAG atgaaaaaaagaaaaccaaaACAATAAACAATGAATTAAACCCAGTCTGGAATGAG GTGCTTGAGTTTGACTTGAAAGGTTCTGCGCTTGACTCGTCATCCTACATCGATGTGATTGTGAAAGACTTTGAGACTCTAGGGAAAGACAA GCTACTGGGGTCTACGAAAGTCTCTCTGAGAGACCTAGCCACTGGCCAGGTCAAATCCCTCCCATCCAAAAATCTTCCCCTCATCAATGAAAAGGGGCAGGACATTGGA GCTACAATCGACCTTGTGATTGGGTACGATCCGCCAGCCGGTGCTGTTCCCAATCCTAACAACTCACAGGATGGGACCACAGCAGGGGATGCTG GgggtggagatgaggaggagaatgtGGACCTGGCTGATGGGGGCCAGCCTGGCTCCTCAGGTGGGGGTTCCTCCCCAGGCCTACCAGGCAACGCCACCCAGGCCATGGTCAGGAGGGCCAGGAACCGTAGCAGACCGCTATCCAACAAACCCCAGGACTTCCAG ATCCGAATCAGGATCATAGAAGGCCGCCAGTTTCCCGGAAACAACATCCAGCCTGTGATCAAGGTCAACGTGTGTGGACAGACCCACCGGACACGGATCAAGAGGGGCAACAACCCATACTTTGATGAG ATATTCTTCTACAACATCAACATGTTGCCCTCAGAGCTTTTCGACCAGCAAATCAGCATCCGG GTCTACGACTCTTTTTCTCTGAGAGCTGACAGTCTGATGGGAGAGTTCAAG CTGGATGTGGGCTATGTCTATGATGAGCCAG CCCACTCTGTCATGAGGAAATGGCTTCTGCTCAGCGACCCAGATGACTCTAGTTCTGGGGCGAAGGGTTATCTGAAAGTCAGCCTGTTCATTGTGGGGACAGGGGATGAGCCTCCG gcAGAGAAGAGGGAGTCCAACGATGACCAGGATGACATAGAAAgtaacctcctcctccctgcagggGTCACCTTGCGGTGGATCACCCTGGCTCTCAAGGTGTTCAGAGCTGAGGACATCCCCCAGA TGGATGATGCATTTATCCAGTCAGTGAAAGAGATCTTTGGAAGAGACTCAGACAAAAAGAACCTGGTCGACCCTTTCCTTGAGGCCCGCTTTGCTGGTAAAAAG CTGTGTACACAGGTCATCGAGAAGAATGCCAACCCTGAGTGGAACCAGTTACTGAATCTTCAAGTCAAG TTCCCGTCCATGTGTGAATGCATCAAACTAACAGTCTTCGACTG GGATCGTCTTACCAGGAATGATGCTATTGGCACCACTTATCTGAACCTGGCCAAGATTGCCTCTTCTGGAGGAGAAATAGAAG ATGAACATGCAGGATATGGGGCCAATAACGAATATAAAG GAAAGACGGGGGAGTCTGAGGTGGGCTTCCTGCCTGCGTTCGGCCCCTCCTACGTCAACCTTTATGGGAGCCCTCGAGAGTTCAGCGGTCTCCCTGACCCTTATGAGGACCTCAACTTCGGCAAG GGAGAAGGAGTGGCCTATCGGGGAAGGGTCCTGGTTGAACTCACTACTAAACTAGAAGGCAAGCCAGACAAGCCTGTGGACAGCATCTCCAGTGATGACATACTGGTGGTCCAG aaGTACCAGCGGAGAAGGAAGTTCTGTCTGTGTGCCGTGTTCCACAGCGCCAGCATGCTGCAGGAACCGGGAGAGCCAATCCAGTTTGAGGTCAGTATCGGTAACTACGGCAACAAACTGGACACCACCTGCAAACCCCTGGCCTCCACGACCCAGTACAGCTGTGCTGTGTTTGACG GTAACCACTACTACTACCTTCCGTGGGCAGACACTAAgcctgtggtggtggtgacgtCCTTCTGGGAGGACATCAGCCATCGTCTGGACGCTGTCAACATCATCCTGCACATCGCGGACCGCCTG CAATCCAACATCAGTGCGATGAAAACGGCCATGTTGGCTAAGATGCCCGACACTCAACTGGCAGAGATCTGGTTGAAGCTAGTCAGCCAGCTCATTGATGATATGGAGAG TGTTCATATGCCAGAGCTGGAGGGCAAACCCAACCTGACTGCCCTGGACCTCCAGATCAAGAAGCTGAGAGACAGTGCCATGGCAACCATATTGGACGGAGCGAGGTGTATGAGAGAGGAAGCTGTGGAGATCCGAGACACCCTGGGAGACATTGAGGCCTGGCTGGAGAAACTCAGCCAGCTGGCTGATGAG CCTCAGAACAGCATGCCAGACGTGATCGTGTGGatgctgagaggagagaagagggtggCCTACAGCCGTGTCCCTGCTCACCAGCTGCTCTActccacacacagccaggaagCCTGTGGACAGCACTGCGGACGCACACAGACCATCTTGATGAAG TATCCCATGGATAAGAACAAGGGTCTGAAGGTTCCAGTGCAGGTTCGGGTCAACATGTGGCTGGGCCTGTCTGCTCACGAGAAGAAGTTCAATGCTTACTCAGAAGGCACCTTCAGTGTATTCGCTGAACTG TATGAGAACCAGGCGGAGATGTTTGGGAAGTGGGGCACCACGGCCCTGGTGGGACGTTACAAGTTTTCTGATGTGACGGGCAAGCTGAAGCTGAAGCAGGAGTTCTTCATGCCGCCCCCAGgctgggagtgggagggggactGGTTCATAGACCCAGAGAAGGG gcTGTTGACAGAGGCGGATGCCGGACACACAGAGTTCCTGGACGAGGTCTATCAGAATGAGACCCGCTTCCCTGGAGGAGACTGGAAGCCTGCTGCAGAGCCCTACACTGATGTG aatgggGAGAAGACCCAGAGTCCAGGGGAGATTGAGTGCCCAGCAGGCTGGACCTTGCAAGATGAGTGGACTGTAGATGACAACAGAGCCGTTGATGAGAAAG GTTGGGAGTATGGTGTGACCATCCCTCCGGATAACAAGCCCAAGTCCTGGGTTCCTGCTGAGAAGGTCTACCATGTCCACCGCAGGAGGAGGCTGGTCAGGCCCCGGAGCAGGACGGCCGGCCCCCCTGGGGGATCGCCCACGGAG CGACGGATCCAAGGAGACCCAGAGGGCTGGGAGTTCTCATCCCTGATTGGCTGGAAGTTCCACAGGAAGCAGCGCTCATCGGACACGTTCCGTCGCCGGCgttggaggaggaagatggcacCTGCCAACACCCTCGGAGCCGCTGCCATATTTAAACTGGAGGGGGCGCTG gggaTTGACACAGATGAGAAAGGCCAGAAGACTGATGCTACCAAGCTGTTTGGAGCCAACACACCCACTGTGTCCTGCTCTTTCGACA GGTCCTATCGCTATCACTTGAGAGTCTATGTGTACCAGGCCAAGAACCTAGTGGCCATGGACAAAGACAGCTTCTCTG ACCCGTACGCCCACGTGTCCTTCCTGCATGTCAGTCAGTCCACGGAGAAGCTGTCAGCCACGCTGAACCCCACCTGGGACCAGACCCTCCTCTTCCACGACGTGGAGATCCACGGCGACCCCGACACCATCGCCCAGAACCCCCCCAAGGTGGTCCTCGAGCTGTACGACAACGACCAAGTG GGTAAGGATGAACTGCTgggcaggactgtgtgtgcCCCGCTGGTGAAGTTGAATGCGGGCATGGATCAGGTACCCAAGCTGCTGTGGCAGCCCGTCATGCAGAGAGGCCAGCCAGCAGGGGATGTTCTGGTGGCAGCTGAACTCATACTGAAGGACAAG GGGAATGAGACGGAGCTTCCCCTGGTTCCtcccaggagaggggagaaccTCTACATGGTTCCTCAGGGCATCCGGCCGGTGGTGCAGCTCACCGCTATCGAG ATCCTGGCGTGGGGTCTGCGTAACATGAAGACGTACCAGCTGGCCACGGTGTGCTCTCCCAGCCTGGTGGTGGAGTGTGGGGGCGAGAGGGTGGAGTCTGTCGTCATCAAGAACATCAAGAAGAGCCCCAACTTCCCAGGATCTGTCCTTATCATCAAAGCG CTCCTTCCTAAAGATGAGATGTACACTCCTCCCATCGTGCTGAAGGTGATCGACCACCGTCCTTTCGGCAGGAAGCCGGTGGTGGGACAGTGTACCATCAGCAACCTGTCCGACTTCCGCTGTGACCCCTATGTCGCCAGGGCTGAGGTCGCCATGTCATCCAAAA tggctCTGATGATGGCTGCCCCACCCAGAGATGTCTCCATTCACATGGGTGACAGGGGACCCCTGCTGGAGGATCAG CATGCTGAGAAG GAGAAGGAGCTGGTCGACTGGTGGAGCAAATTATACGCCTCCAtaggagagcaagagaaatgTGGTCCCTACCTGGAGAAAGGCTACGACACCTTGAAG GTGTATGACTGTGAGCTGGAGCAGGTCCCAGAGTTCCAAGGGCTGACAGACTTCTGCAGCACCTTCAAGCTGCACAGAGGCAAGAACGAGGATGGAGTGGACGACCCCACCGTGGTCGGAGAATTCAAG GGTTCGTTTAAGTTGTACCCACTGTCAGACGACCCTGGcatagctcctcctcctcgccagtTCCGTGAGCTGCCAGACAGCGGGCCGCAGGAGTGCCTGGTCAGGATCTACATCATCAGGGGCATCGACCTGCAGCCTAAAGACAACAACGGcatg TGTGATCCGTACATCAAGATCGCATTAGGAAAGAGGAGCGTTGATGACAGAGATAACTACCTACCCAACAACACCAACCCTGTGTTCGGAAA GATGTTCGAGCTGAGCTGCTTCCTGCCTCAAGACAAGGACCTGAAGATCTCTGTGTACGACTACGATCTGCTGACTCGTGATGAGAAGGTCGGCGAGACGGTGATCGACCTGGAGAATCGATTCCTTTCTCGTTTCGGTTCCTACTGTGGTCTGCCGCAGACCTACTGCCT GACAGGGATCAACCAATGGCGTGACCAGATGAAGCCATCTCAAATCCTCCAGAACCTGGCTCGTCTCAAGGGAATCCCCCCTCCCAGGACGGAGGACAATGGAAACACTCTGAAGTTCCACGGCCAGGAGTACCGCCTGGAAGAGTTTG AGGCTAACAAGAAGATCCACCAGCACCTGGGCCCACCTAATGAGAGGATCTGTCTGCACGTACTCAAGAAACAGACTCTGGTACCAGAGCATGTGGAGAGCAGAACACTTTACAGCAGCTTCCAGCCTACTCTCTCTCAG GGAAAACTCCAAATGTGGGTGGACATTTTCCCCAAAAGTCTGGGTCCTCCTGGGCCTCCTTTCGACATATTTCCACGCAAGGCGAAAAA ATATTTCCTTCGAGCCATTATCTGGAACACAACAGAAGTGATCTTGGATGAGACCAGCATCACTGGCGAGAACATGAGTGACATCTATGTTAAAGG CTGGATGCCAGGCATGGAGGAGGACAAGCAGAAGACAGACGTTCACTACAGGTCTCTAGATGGAGACGGGAACTTTAACTGGAGGTTTGTTTTTGAGTTCGAGTACCTGCCTGCTGAGCAGCTGTGTCTGGTCTCCAAGAAG GAGCACTTCTGGAGTCTTGACAAAACTGAGTTCCGTACCCCCCCAAAGTTGATTGTTCAAATATGGGACAACGATAAGTTCTCATTAGATGATTACCTAG GCACGGTGGAGCTGGACCTGCGGAACCTGGTGCCACCCGCCAAGATGCCAGCAAAGTGCTCTCTGGAAATGATGGATGGGAAACAAGGGGTGCAGTCCAAGACTGATCTGTCCGCCTCACTGTTCGCCCAGCACTCTGTCAGGGGCTGGTGGCCCTGCTTCATAGAGCAGGATGGCAAGAAGGTCATAGGA gggaaggTAGAGATGACTCTTGAGATCATCAGTGAGAAGGACGTGGATGAGAAACCTGCTGGAAAGGGGAGAGATGAACCCAACATGAACCCCAAGCTGGACTTTCCCAA GCGACCAGACACTTCATTCTTCTGGTTCACCAACCCCTGTAAGACCATGAAGTTCATTGTGTGGCGCAGGTTCAAGTGGATCTTCATTGGTCTGATCATACTGATCATAGTGCTGCTCTTCCTTGCTATCTTGCTCTACTCACTGCCG AACTACATATCAATGAAGATTGTGAAGCCATTCCAGTGA